Part of the Saccharicrinis carchari genome is shown below.
TTGTCTTTAAGAATCGGGAAACTTGATAATTCCAAAAACTGATGCAAGAAATTAATCCATTCTTCCATTGTCGTTGGAATTTGTCTTTCGGCTCTGCTTTCAGCTAAATCGAGATATGCTGAAACAATCCTATTGAGCTCTTTAATATGCTGTTCATTCAAATAGTTCTTAGCAATAGAAACATCAGATTTTAGAATTTTCCCATCAGGTGCATGCTTCCAATTTGATAATCCCATATACAATTTCTTAGCATCTGCTGAAGTGTAAATTATCTCGGCAGCTGTTTTCCCAGTTATTGCCCAATGAAGTTTATTTTGAACTGACGCAAAGAAATCTTTTGTCAAAAAATCAGAATTGTCGTAGTCTAATGAAAGCGCATAGATGTCAGTTATTTTTTGATAAAATCGCCTTTCACTAGCCCGAATTTCACGAATCCTTTCAAGTAACTCATCAAAATAATCTTTTCCGAAATGCTTACCCTGTTTTAAACGTTCATCATCTAATACGAACCCTTTGGTTATAAACTCTTTTAAAACTTTTGTAGCCCAAATCCTGAATTTGGTTGCCTTGCTTGAATTAACTCGATATCCAACCGCAATGATGGTGTCAAGGTTATAAAATGTTGTCTTGTATTTTTTTCCATCCTCGGCAGTATGTTCCATAATGGAACTAACTGAACCTTCAACTAATTCGCCACTCCCAAAGATGTTTTTTAAATGTTTTGTTATTGCAGGTCTCTGAACTCCAAACAACTCGGAAATCTTCTTTTGAGTCATCCAAAAAGTTTCATCGTGATAGAGAACCTCAATTTTTACTTTTCCATCATCTCCTTGGTAAAATATGATTTCAGATTCTTTTGCCATTCATTTTTTTCTTTCAAAAATAACCTTTTTCGCCGAACTTTCTTTTATGTCCTGCGGTTTCTCAGCATGAATGCCAACTTTGAAATAAAAACAAGTATCAAGATTTTTACTAAACATTAATGAATGCAAAGTATCATCCTTTATTATTTCACACCTTAAAAGACTAAAATTTATGATGTTATTTACTTTTGAAAACTCTAGATAATATGAGGTGTCATTACTTAAGTAAACATAATTATAAATTATATGATTATCAGATCCTAATTAATGATTAAGGTGCCAAGAAATACTAATTTTTTTTATTTGTTCATGTTTCTCTAATAATTGATTTAAATCATCATCAGAGTTAGACTTACATGACCACAGTAAACATAGAAAGAAAAATATAATACGATATTGCTTTTTAGTATAATCATTTGAATATGTGCTTTTTAAAGTGGTTATTTTTTAATATGGTCTGTAATCTTTTCAAAGCAAAGAATATAAATATGCAAGACCCGAAAGCGATAAATCCCAAAACTATTATAAAAAAAGGATTGGCTGATACCTGCTCGTGACTTTCTATATATTGCCGCACATGGGGCACTAAAAAGCCTGTGGAATTGGCGAAAGTATGAATCCCAATGCATAACCATAAATTATTGGTTTTATAGTAAATCCATCCTAAAATTTAACAAGAAGCAGTGATAAAGAGCCTGCTAAAAGTATGTAGCCTGCAATAAATATGCAACTTTGCAAAATATTTCTTGGATAACACGTTTTCTTCATTTTCAACAAATTAGTTTTACAAGGAAGATGAATGTTTATTCTTACCCATAAACCTAAGAATGTGTAATACTAATATCACACTGAGCAATACCATTATAACATAAAACAATGAATTTAGCGGGCTCATAGAAAATTCTTGAATCCGGGTAGTTTGCGAATAAAAATTAATCAGCACATGCAGAACAATGGGTGCCCACAGAGATTTTGTTTTATCATAAACCCAACAAAACAGTATTCCATAAACAAACAAAAAACTCAAATCGGAAAAATTAAAATGAACCCCGGCAAAAAGCATACTTGATATAATCACCGATATCCAGAATGAATAATTTTCCTTTAGT
Proteins encoded:
- a CDS encoding virulence RhuM family protein, producing the protein MAKESEIIFYQGDDGKVKIEVLYHDETFWMTQKKISELFGVQRPAITKHLKNIFGSGELVEGSVSSIMEHTAEDGKKYKTTFYNLDTIIAVGYRVNSSKATKFRIWATKVLKEFITKGFVLDDERLKQGKHFGKDYFDELLERIREIRASERRFYQKITDIYALSLDYDNSDFLTKDFFASVQNKLHWAITGKTAAEIIYTSADAKKLYMGLSNWKHAPDGKILKSDVSIAKNYLNEQHIKELNRIVSAYLDLAESRAERQIPTTMEEWINFLHQFLELSSFPILKDKGKISALEAKLKAEQEYGKYRMIQDKNYESDFDKEIKRLKGDE
- a CDS encoding CPBP family glutamic-type intramembrane protease, yielding MLGWIYYKTNNLWLCIGIHTFANSTGFLVPHVRQYIESHEQVSANPFFIIVLGFIAFGSCIFIFFALKRLQTILKNNHFKKHIFK
- a CDS encoding CPBP family intramembrane glutamic endopeptidase — encoded protein: MGKILIAPIMEELIFRGVIFKLLKENYSFWISVIISSMLFAGVHFNFSDLSFLFVYGILFCWVYDKTKSLWAPIVLHVLINFYSQTTRIQEFSMSPLNSLFYVIMVLLSVILVLHILRFMGKNKHSSSL